One part of the Megachile rotundata isolate GNS110a chromosome 16, iyMegRotu1, whole genome shotgun sequence genome encodes these proteins:
- the Opa1 gene encoding opa1 mitochondrial dynamin like GTPase isoform X5, which translates to MKQVICRKIGDRIILVSKTSRCPVPIVSMRNLTSGRINRIYRPLLASPHIRYFGNPNRAYAMFIGRVLRGALKVRYLLLGSAVGGGVTLQKKYEELKEFLPDMSWLDEMFPDSEKWKNIRTSLMSAKGIVADKIELEAKDQIRSNSVAFARPLIDDNAEEERKKAQTSQERLNAMQEEVMQIQLRYQRELERLERENKELRKQMLLRGNQKLNNKKIKKSLIDMYSDVLDELSDYDSTYSTTDHLPRVVVVGDQSSGKTSVLEMIAQARIFPRGGGEMMTRAPVKVTLSEGPYHIAQFKDSSREFDLTKESELAELRREVELRMKNSVKNGKTVSQDVISMTVKGPGLQRMVLVDLPGIISTVTVDMAEDTRDAIRQMTQQYMSNPNAIILCIQDGSVDAERSNVTDLVAQMDPSGKRTIFVLTKVDLAEENLANPDRVRKILSGKLFPMKALGYFAVVTGRGKQEDSIQAIKDYEEQFFRNSKLFKDGLVMSGQVTTRNLSLAVAECFWKMVRETVEQQADAFKATRFNLETEWKNNFPRLRELDRDELFEKARGEILDEIVNLSQVSPRHWEETLMNIIWDKVSMYVFESIYLPAAQSGNPGTFNTTVDIKLRQWAEQQLPARSVEIGWECLQREFNHFMNQAKLSPDHDDIFDNLKNAVVAEAMRRHSWEEKASEMLRVIQLNTLEDRSVNDKRDWDQAVRFLETSVKDKLQSTEQILKEMLGPGRKERWLYWHSQNEEQQKRTAVKNELDKILYADKKHAPTLTQDEVTTVRKNLQRNGLEIDNEFIRETWHPVYRRFFLQQSLARAYDCKKGYYLYHTGHETEMECNDVVLFWRIQQMLKVTANALRQQIMNREARRLDKEIKEVLEDYSQDNEIKKKLLTGRRVTLAEELKRVRQIQEKLEEFIQALNKEK; encoded by the exons ATGAAGCAAGTTATTTGTAGGAAAATAGG AGATAGAATTATACTAGTTTCAAAGACGTCCCGATGTCCTGTACCCATTGTCAGTATGAGAAATTTAACATCAGGTAGAATCAACAGAATATATCGACCGTTATTAGCATCACCACACATACGTTATTTTGGAAATCCCAATCGTGCATATGCCATGTTCATTGGAAGAGTTCTAAGAGGAGCATTAAAAGTTCGATACCTATTGTTGGGAAGTGCAGTTGGTGGTGGAGTAACTTTACAAAAA AAATATGAAGAGTTGAAAGAGTTTTTACCTGACATGAGCTGGTTAGATGAAATGTTTCCTGATtcagaaaaatggaaaaatattcGTACATCTCTTATGTCTGCTAAGGGTATTGTAGCAGACAAAATTGAACTTG aAGCAAAAGATCAAATAAGAAGCAATTCCGTAGCATTTGCTCGGCCGTTGATTGATGATAATGCTGAAGAGGAACGTAAGAAAGCTC AAACTTCGCAAGAAAGATTAAACGCTATGCAAGAAGAGGTGATGCAAATACAGTTAAGATATCAGCGGGAGCTGGAAAGACTGGAGCGGGAAAATAAAGAACTCCGAAAACAGATGCTGTTACGTGGCaatcaaaaattgaataataaaaaaataaaa AAATCATTAATTGACATGTATAGCGATGTCCTAGATGAACTTAGCGATTATGATAGCACCTATTCTACTACTGATCATTTGCCACGAGTAGTAGTAGTCGGTGACCAAAGTTCCGGTAAAACATCTGTCCTAGAAATGATTGCGCAAGCAAGGATATTTCCAAG AGGTGGTGGTGAAATGATGACCAGAGCTCCAGTTAAAGTGACTTTAAGCGAAGGTCCTTATCATATAGCTCAGTTTAAAGACAGTTCAAGAGAATTTGATTTGACAAAAGAGTCAGAACTAGCTGAGTTAAGACGCGAGGTAGAATTACGTATGAAGAATAGTGTTAAAAATGGGAAGACAGTTAGTCAAGACGTGATTTCAATGACAGTAAAAGGACCAGGTCTTCAGCGTATGGTTCTTGTCGATCTACCCGGTATAATTAGC ACAGTCACAGTTGATATGGCAGAAGATACCAGAGACGCGATTCGTCAAATGACTCAACAGTATATGAGCAATCCTAACGCAATTATTCTTTGCATCCAAGACGGGTCTGTGGATGCTGAAAGAAGTAATGTGACGGATCTTGTTGCTCAAATGGATCCGTCTGGAAAACGAACCATTTTTGTTTTAACAAAA GTGGATTTAGCGGAGGAAAATTTAGCAAATCCTGATCGTGTTCGCAAAATATTATCTGGCAAATTATTCCCTATGAAGGCTTTAGGCTACTTTGCTGTTGTTACTGGACGTGGCAAACAGGAGGATAGCATACAAGCAATTAAAGATTACGAGGAACAGTTCTTTCGTAATTCGAAACTTTTTAA GGATGGCTTAGTAATGTCCGGACAAGTTACTACAAGAAATTTGAGTCTCGCTGTTGCGGAATGTTTTTGGAAAATGGTTCGTGAGACTGTAGAACAACAAGCAGATGCCTTCAAAGCGACTAGATTTAACCTTGAAACGGAATGGAAAAATAATTTCCCTAG ACTAAGAGAATTAGATAGAGATGAACTTTTCGAGAAAGCACGAGGTGAAATATTggatgaaattgtaaatttatctcAAGTCTCACCCAGGCACTGGGAAGAAACTTTGATGAATATAATCTGGGACAAAGTTAGTATGTACGTGTTTGAAAGTATTTACTTGCCTGCCGCTCAAAGTGGAAATCCAG GTACATTTAATACGACTGTTGACATAAAGCTTCGACAATGGGCTGAACAACAATTGCCAGCGCGAAGCGTTGAAATTGGCTGGGAATGTTTACAAAGGGAATTTAATCATTTCATGAATCAAGCAAAACTCAGTCCAGATCATGATGacatttttgataatttaaaaaatgcagtAGTGGCTGAAGCCATGAGGCGACATTCGTGGGAAGAAAAA GCATCTGAGATGTTACGCGTCATTCAACTGAATACTTTGGAAGACAGAAGTGTAAATGATAAACGAGACTGGGATCAGGCTGTGCGTTTTCTAGAAACGTCTGTTAAGGATAAATTACAAAGCactgaacaaattttaaaagaaatgttAGGACCAGGTCGCAAAGAACGATGGCTTTATTGGCACAGTCAAAATGAAGAGCAACAAAAACGCACAGCAGTAAAAAATGAGTTGGATAAAATTCTTTACGCAGACAAA AAACACGCACCTACACTCACGCAAGATGAAGTTACGACCGTCAGAAAGAACTTGCAACGGAATGGCCTAGAAATTGATAATGAATTTATTCGAGAAACGTGGCATCCAGTTTATAGGAGATTTTTCTTGCAACAAAGTTTGGCGAGGGCGTACGACTGTAAAAAAGGATATTATCTGTACCATACTGGTCACGAGACTGAA atGGAATGCAACGATGTCGTCTTGTTTTGGAGGATTCAGCAGATGCTGAAGGTAACAGCCAATGCACTACGTCAACAAATCATGAATCGCGAAGCCCGTAGGCTAGATAAAGAAATAAAGGAAGTGTTGGAAGATTACAGCCaagataatgaaattaaaaagaagttaCTGACTGGCCGACGAGTCACATTGGCTGAAGAACTta aACGTGTTAGACAAATTCAAgagaaacttgaagaatttattCAGGCACTGAACAAGGAGAAATGA
- the Opa1 gene encoding opa1 mitochondrial dynamin like GTPase isoform X3 yields the protein MKQVICRKIGDRIILVSKTSRCPVPIVSMRNLTSGRINRIYRPLLASPHIRYFGNPNRAYAMFIGRVLRGALKVRYLLLGSAVGGGVTLQKKYEELKEFLPDMSWLDEMFPDSEKWKNIRTSLMSAKGIVADKIELDPRIKEFGEAKYRQYREWFNKRLDDAIKAANSNQIEPDMDFPSNKAKDQIRSNSVAFARPLIDDNAEEERKKAQTSQERLNAMQEEVMQIQLRYQRELERLERENKELRKQMLLRGNQKLNNKKIKKSLIDMYSDVLDELSDYDSTYSTTDHLPRVVVVGDQSSGKTSVLEMIAQARIFPRGGGEMMTRAPVKVTLSEGPYHIAQFKDSSREFDLTKESELAELRREVELRMKNSVKNGKTVSQDVISMTVKGPGLQRMVLVDLPGIISTVTVDMAEDTRDAIRQMTQQYMSNPNAIILCIQDGSVDAERSNVTDLVAQMDPSGKRTIFVLTKVDLAEENLANPDRVRKILSGKLFPMKALGYFAVVTGRGKQEDSIQAIKDYEEQFFRNSKLFKDGLVMSGQVTTRNLSLAVAECFWKMVRETVEQQADAFKATRFNLETEWKNNFPRLRELDRDELFEKARGEILDEIVNLSQVSPRHWEETLMNIIWDKVSMYVFESIYLPAAQSGNPGTFNTTVDIKLRQWAEQQLPARSVEIGWECLQREFNHFMNQAKLSPDHDDIFDNLKNAVVAEAMRRHSWEEKASEMLRVIQLNTLEDRSVNDKRDWDQAVRFLETSVKDKLQSTEQILKEMLGPGRKERWLYWHSQNEEQQKRTAVKNELDKILYADKKHAPTLTQDEVTTVRKNLQRNGLEIDNEFIRETWHPVYRRFFLQQSLARAYDCKKGYYLYHTGHETEMECNDVVLFWRIQQMLKVTANALRQQIMNREARRLDKEIKEVLEDYSQDNEIKKKLLTGRRVTLAEELKRVRQIQEKLEEFIQALNKEK from the exons ATGAAGCAAGTTATTTGTAGGAAAATAGG AGATAGAATTATACTAGTTTCAAAGACGTCCCGATGTCCTGTACCCATTGTCAGTATGAGAAATTTAACATCAGGTAGAATCAACAGAATATATCGACCGTTATTAGCATCACCACACATACGTTATTTTGGAAATCCCAATCGTGCATATGCCATGTTCATTGGAAGAGTTCTAAGAGGAGCATTAAAAGTTCGATACCTATTGTTGGGAAGTGCAGTTGGTGGTGGAGTAACTTTACAAAAA AAATATGAAGAGTTGAAAGAGTTTTTACCTGACATGAGCTGGTTAGATGAAATGTTTCCTGATtcagaaaaatggaaaaatattcGTACATCTCTTATGTCTGCTAAGGGTATTGTAGCAGACAAAATTGAACTTG ATCCACGCATAAAGGAGTTTGGAGAAGCTAAGTATAGACAATACAGGGAATGGTTTAATAAGAGACTGGATGATGCTATTAAGGCAGCTAATAGTAACCAGATTGAACCAGACATGGATTTTCCTTCTAATA aAGCAAAAGATCAAATAAGAAGCAATTCCGTAGCATTTGCTCGGCCGTTGATTGATGATAATGCTGAAGAGGAACGTAAGAAAGCTC AAACTTCGCAAGAAAGATTAAACGCTATGCAAGAAGAGGTGATGCAAATACAGTTAAGATATCAGCGGGAGCTGGAAAGACTGGAGCGGGAAAATAAAGAACTCCGAAAACAGATGCTGTTACGTGGCaatcaaaaattgaataataaaaaaataaaa AAATCATTAATTGACATGTATAGCGATGTCCTAGATGAACTTAGCGATTATGATAGCACCTATTCTACTACTGATCATTTGCCACGAGTAGTAGTAGTCGGTGACCAAAGTTCCGGTAAAACATCTGTCCTAGAAATGATTGCGCAAGCAAGGATATTTCCAAG AGGTGGTGGTGAAATGATGACCAGAGCTCCAGTTAAAGTGACTTTAAGCGAAGGTCCTTATCATATAGCTCAGTTTAAAGACAGTTCAAGAGAATTTGATTTGACAAAAGAGTCAGAACTAGCTGAGTTAAGACGCGAGGTAGAATTACGTATGAAGAATAGTGTTAAAAATGGGAAGACAGTTAGTCAAGACGTGATTTCAATGACAGTAAAAGGACCAGGTCTTCAGCGTATGGTTCTTGTCGATCTACCCGGTATAATTAGC ACAGTCACAGTTGATATGGCAGAAGATACCAGAGACGCGATTCGTCAAATGACTCAACAGTATATGAGCAATCCTAACGCAATTATTCTTTGCATCCAAGACGGGTCTGTGGATGCTGAAAGAAGTAATGTGACGGATCTTGTTGCTCAAATGGATCCGTCTGGAAAACGAACCATTTTTGTTTTAACAAAA GTGGATTTAGCGGAGGAAAATTTAGCAAATCCTGATCGTGTTCGCAAAATATTATCTGGCAAATTATTCCCTATGAAGGCTTTAGGCTACTTTGCTGTTGTTACTGGACGTGGCAAACAGGAGGATAGCATACAAGCAATTAAAGATTACGAGGAACAGTTCTTTCGTAATTCGAAACTTTTTAA GGATGGCTTAGTAATGTCCGGACAAGTTACTACAAGAAATTTGAGTCTCGCTGTTGCGGAATGTTTTTGGAAAATGGTTCGTGAGACTGTAGAACAACAAGCAGATGCCTTCAAAGCGACTAGATTTAACCTTGAAACGGAATGGAAAAATAATTTCCCTAG ACTAAGAGAATTAGATAGAGATGAACTTTTCGAGAAAGCACGAGGTGAAATATTggatgaaattgtaaatttatctcAAGTCTCACCCAGGCACTGGGAAGAAACTTTGATGAATATAATCTGGGACAAAGTTAGTATGTACGTGTTTGAAAGTATTTACTTGCCTGCCGCTCAAAGTGGAAATCCAG GTACATTTAATACGACTGTTGACATAAAGCTTCGACAATGGGCTGAACAACAATTGCCAGCGCGAAGCGTTGAAATTGGCTGGGAATGTTTACAAAGGGAATTTAATCATTTCATGAATCAAGCAAAACTCAGTCCAGATCATGATGacatttttgataatttaaaaaatgcagtAGTGGCTGAAGCCATGAGGCGACATTCGTGGGAAGAAAAA GCATCTGAGATGTTACGCGTCATTCAACTGAATACTTTGGAAGACAGAAGTGTAAATGATAAACGAGACTGGGATCAGGCTGTGCGTTTTCTAGAAACGTCTGTTAAGGATAAATTACAAAGCactgaacaaattttaaaagaaatgttAGGACCAGGTCGCAAAGAACGATGGCTTTATTGGCACAGTCAAAATGAAGAGCAACAAAAACGCACAGCAGTAAAAAATGAGTTGGATAAAATTCTTTACGCAGACAAA AAACACGCACCTACACTCACGCAAGATGAAGTTACGACCGTCAGAAAGAACTTGCAACGGAATGGCCTAGAAATTGATAATGAATTTATTCGAGAAACGTGGCATCCAGTTTATAGGAGATTTTTCTTGCAACAAAGTTTGGCGAGGGCGTACGACTGTAAAAAAGGATATTATCTGTACCATACTGGTCACGAGACTGAA atGGAATGCAACGATGTCGTCTTGTTTTGGAGGATTCAGCAGATGCTGAAGGTAACAGCCAATGCACTACGTCAACAAATCATGAATCGCGAAGCCCGTAGGCTAGATAAAGAAATAAAGGAAGTGTTGGAAGATTACAGCCaagataatgaaattaaaaagaagttaCTGACTGGCCGACGAGTCACATTGGCTGAAGAACTta aACGTGTTAGACAAATTCAAgagaaacttgaagaatttattCAGGCACTGAACAAGGAGAAATGA